A single window of Jiangella alkaliphila DNA harbors:
- a CDS encoding carboxypeptidase regulatory-like domain-containing protein, which translates to MNTSFGRRLRCTLGTVAALAAAGGALAVPASGLEVDTTPVAPDVRMRAFDPSDFADRAAQLPAGLTEAVRRDLGQSPEEYLATAAAARLAGEVVGSLGDVVRSAWLDGQTLHVAVTDRGAAIVARTAGAQVQVGDVLTDALSAARAQDKLAYIDREDERVVAVGAEVRGEPVGQVRLSARSDDDHRGGAGAAVRGPLADYHCSTAFAGADADGEPLLLTAGHCGTQGSGVDELAPDAPLSGGPVMWPGLIGDPLGEYVPDSVTFGDGHDAALISVDGDVRPEVAGWSPGAGDEPALAVHDSIGAVTGAPVCAAGVASGWTCGHVLDAQTTVPVSGQSVTGFLFDACVLPGDSGGAVTVGTYALGLSSGSTWPGPSCADGDPAAAGDDLSVGYALTGAASVESLYGSDWELAVRVGEPEVTAPADDATTGPTPTITGTADAAAGATVTVRIEDGPELAAPVGPTGRWSVPVAEPLEPGHHSYTATTSLRPATGDRAVTSDEATGEFEVAEQAGLGVSWPAPGHVSPDGRLAFEGTGQPGAGVSLTVGGEELARTTVGDDGTWSLRAEPARPAGRFDAVLTQELDAAADMDSAGTAAASPGAGTGESGGSETGAGSDAEAAASVTVADVGVAPRAPVVSAPLGRISVTDAGTLSGAGIPGAAVTVRVADAEADVTAAPELHAEAGADGAWTLRLDAPLPAGRHVVVATQAVDDLTSEPSDPVVLDVAATARTSGGIDGGTAPSDDDGLPGGVLAAAAGILVAGAAVAGAIAWRRRRTAA; encoded by the coding sequence GTGAACACATCGTTCGGCCGCCGGCTGCGTTGCACCCTCGGCACCGTCGCCGCGCTCGCGGCCGCCGGTGGCGCGCTCGCCGTGCCCGCATCGGGCCTCGAGGTCGACACCACCCCCGTCGCGCCCGACGTCCGGATGCGCGCCTTCGACCCGTCCGACTTCGCCGACCGCGCCGCACAGTTGCCGGCCGGCCTGACCGAGGCGGTCCGCCGCGACCTGGGCCAGTCGCCCGAGGAGTACCTCGCGACGGCGGCGGCCGCGCGGCTGGCCGGCGAGGTCGTCGGCTCGCTCGGCGACGTCGTCCGTTCGGCCTGGCTGGACGGCCAGACGCTGCACGTCGCCGTCACCGACCGCGGCGCGGCGATCGTCGCCCGCACGGCCGGCGCGCAGGTGCAGGTCGGCGACGTCCTGACCGACGCGCTGTCCGCCGCCCGCGCGCAGGACAAGCTCGCCTACATCGACCGCGAGGACGAGCGGGTCGTCGCCGTCGGCGCGGAGGTCCGCGGCGAGCCGGTCGGCCAGGTGCGGCTCTCGGCGCGCAGCGACGACGACCACCGCGGCGGCGCCGGTGCCGCCGTCCGCGGCCCGCTCGCCGACTACCACTGTTCCACCGCCTTCGCGGGCGCCGACGCCGATGGCGAGCCGCTGCTGCTCACCGCCGGGCACTGCGGCACCCAGGGGTCCGGCGTCGACGAGCTCGCGCCGGACGCCCCGCTGTCCGGCGGCCCGGTGATGTGGCCCGGCCTGATCGGCGACCCGCTCGGCGAGTACGTCCCCGACAGCGTCACCTTCGGCGACGGGCACGACGCCGCGCTGATCTCCGTCGACGGTGACGTGCGGCCCGAGGTGGCCGGCTGGAGCCCGGGCGCCGGCGACGAGCCCGCGCTCGCCGTCCACGACTCGATCGGCGCCGTCACCGGCGCGCCGGTCTGCGCGGCCGGCGTCGCGTCGGGCTGGACCTGCGGGCACGTCCTCGACGCCCAGACCACCGTGCCGGTGAGCGGCCAGTCCGTGACCGGCTTCCTGTTCGACGCCTGCGTGCTGCCCGGCGACAGCGGCGGCGCCGTCACCGTCGGGACGTACGCGCTCGGGCTGAGCTCCGGCTCGACCTGGCCCGGCCCGTCCTGCGCCGACGGCGACCCGGCCGCGGCCGGCGACGACCTCAGCGTCGGGTACGCGCTCACCGGCGCCGCCTCCGTCGAGTCGCTCTACGGCTCGGACTGGGAGCTGGCCGTCAGGGTCGGCGAGCCGGAGGTCACCGCGCCCGCCGACGACGCCACCACCGGCCCCACGCCGACCATCACCGGGACGGCCGACGCCGCGGCCGGCGCCACCGTGACCGTCCGGATCGAGGACGGGCCGGAGCTGGCGGCGCCGGTCGGCCCGACCGGCCGCTGGAGCGTGCCGGTCGCGGAGCCGCTCGAACCCGGCCACCATTCCTATACGGCGACCACCTCGCTCCGGCCGGCGACCGGCGACCGCGCCGTCACCTCCGACGAGGCCACCGGCGAGTTCGAGGTCGCCGAGCAGGCCGGCCTCGGCGTGAGCTGGCCCGCGCCCGGCCACGTCAGCCCGGACGGGCGGCTCGCCTTCGAGGGCACCGGCCAGCCCGGCGCCGGCGTCTCGCTCACCGTCGGCGGCGAGGAGCTGGCCCGCACCACCGTCGGCGACGACGGCACGTGGTCGCTGCGCGCCGAACCGGCCCGCCCGGCCGGCCGGTTCGACGCGGTGCTGACGCAAGAGCTCGACGCCGCCGCCGACATGGACTCGGCCGGGACGGCCGCGGCGTCGCCCGGCGCCGGGACCGGGGAGTCCGGCGGATCCGAGACCGGAGCCGGCTCCGACGCGGAGGCCGCCGCCTCCGTCACGGTCGCCGACGTGGGCGTCGCGCCGAGGGCGCCGGTGGTGAGCGCGCCGCTCGGCCGGATCTCCGTCACCGACGCCGGCACGCTCAGCGGCGCCGGCATCCCGGGCGCCGCCGTGACGGTGCGCGTCGCGGACGCCGAGGCGGACGTCACCGCCGCGCCGGAGCTGCACGCCGAGGCCGGCGCCGACGGCGCGTGGACGCTCCGGCTGGACGCCCCGCTGCCCGCCGGCCGCCACGTCGTCGTCGCCACCCAGGCGGTGGACGACCTCACCTCCGAGCCGTCCGACCCCGTCGTCCTCGACGTCGCCGCGACCGCCCGCACCTCCGGCGGCATCGACGGCGGCACCGCCCCGAGCGACGACGACGGCCTGCCCGGCGGCGTCCTCGCCGCGGCCGCCGG
- a CDS encoding UBP-type zinc finger domain-containing protein: MRTCTHLDTVAEVTPSGAGCDECLRDGGRWVHLRLCMACGHVGCCNSSPGKHATAHAHDHADHPIIRSYEPGEDWWYCYADELTFELEGQQPAPSHP, encoded by the coding sequence ATGAGGACCTGCACGCACCTGGACACCGTCGCCGAGGTGACGCCGTCGGGCGCCGGCTGCGACGAGTGCCTGCGCGACGGCGGCCGCTGGGTGCATCTGCGGCTCTGCATGGCCTGCGGCCACGTGGGCTGCTGCAACAGCTCGCCGGGCAAGCACGCCACGGCGCACGCGCACGACCACGCCGACCACCCGATCATCCGCTCGTACGAGCCGGGCGAGGACTGGTGGTACTGCTACGCCGACGAGCTGACGTTCGAGCTCGAGGGCCAGCAGCCGGCGCCGTCACACCCGTGA
- a CDS encoding aminoglycoside phosphotransferase family protein → MTAAELRDWIVADFGVVPGEVTPVGHGADAAAAVWMVRAGDTRYAVKWSGGGSAAGLLLPDRLASLGVDGVPAPVRALDGGLWSERDGRRLSLQPWVSDVRAVDAGLSPGQWTAFGALLARVHAVSAADVVARELPVEEHRPDAVLAATAAVTARLAGDGSGDDLVRGLAAAWRDGVELLGALTVQAAVLGARLRDRPARAVVCHTDAHLGNVLAGDDDAVWLIDWDDATLAPPERDLMFVVGGLPGYAPVGEWELGRFAEGYGAVDVDPDRLSYYRTVRALADLTEFAAELLDPAGDRADREFALRIVRAELTGAGLAALAVGAA, encoded by the coding sequence TTGACGGCCGCCGAGCTGCGCGACTGGATCGTTGCCGACTTCGGTGTCGTGCCCGGCGAGGTGACGCCGGTCGGCCACGGCGCCGACGCGGCGGCCGCGGTCTGGATGGTCCGCGCCGGCGACACGCGGTACGCGGTGAAGTGGAGCGGCGGCGGCTCGGCGGCCGGCCTGCTGCTGCCCGACCGGCTGGCGTCGCTGGGCGTCGACGGGGTGCCGGCTCCGGTCCGCGCGCTCGACGGCGGGCTCTGGTCCGAGCGCGACGGGCGCCGGCTGTCGCTGCAGCCGTGGGTGTCCGACGTCCGCGCCGTCGACGCCGGCCTGTCGCCGGGGCAGTGGACGGCGTTCGGCGCACTGCTCGCGCGCGTGCACGCGGTGTCGGCGGCGGACGTCGTCGCGCGCGAGCTGCCGGTCGAGGAGCACCGGCCGGACGCGGTGCTGGCGGCCACGGCGGCGGTGACCGCGCGACTGGCCGGCGACGGCTCCGGCGATGACCTGGTCCGCGGGCTGGCCGCCGCCTGGCGCGACGGCGTGGAGCTGCTCGGCGCACTGACCGTCCAGGCCGCCGTGCTGGGCGCCCGGCTGCGCGACCGGCCGGCCCGCGCGGTCGTCTGCCACACCGACGCCCACCTGGGCAACGTGCTGGCCGGCGACGACGACGCGGTCTGGCTGATCGACTGGGACGACGCGACGCTGGCCCCGCCAGAGCGCGACCTGATGTTCGTCGTCGGCGGGCTACCGGGCTACGCGCCGGTCGGCGAGTGGGAGCTGGGCCGGTTCGCCGAGGGGTACGGCGCGGTCGACGTCGATCCGGACCGGCTGTCCTATTACCGCACCGTCCGGGCGCTGGCCGACCTCACCGAGTTCGCCGCGGAGCTCCTCGATCCCGCGGGCGATCGCGCGGACCGGGAGTTCGCGCTGCGCATCGTCCGGGCCGAGCTGACCGGCGCCGGACTGGCCGCCCTCGCCGTCGGTGCCGCGTGA
- a CDS encoding OsmC family protein, with amino-acid sequence MTRHQYTTTVRWTGNQGTGTASYRGYSRSHDLVADGRPVLAASSDPAFRGEADRWNPELLFVAALSECHLLQYLHLCAVAGVVVTGYEDTAGGTMETTPDGGGAFTEVVLRPVVTVADASMVEQAVALHERAHELCFLASSVRMPVRHEPTVVAG; translated from the coding sequence ATGACAAGGCACCAGTACACGACCACCGTCCGCTGGACCGGGAACCAGGGCACCGGCACCGCGTCGTACCGCGGCTACTCCCGCTCGCACGACCTCGTGGCCGACGGACGGCCGGTGCTCGCGGCCAGCTCGGACCCGGCGTTCCGCGGCGAGGCGGACCGCTGGAACCCGGAGCTGCTGTTCGTCGCCGCGCTCTCGGAGTGCCACCTGCTGCAGTACCTGCACCTGTGCGCCGTGGCCGGCGTGGTCGTGACCGGCTACGAGGACACCGCCGGCGGCACGATGGAGACGACGCCCGACGGCGGCGGCGCGTTCACCGAGGTCGTGCTGCGTCCGGTCGTCACTGTCGCCGACGCCTCGATGGTCGAGCAGGCCGTGGCGCTGCACGAGCGGGCGCACGAGCTGTGCTTCCTGGCGTCGTCGGTGCGGATGCCGGTCCGGCACGAGCCGACGGTGGTCGCCGGTTGA
- a CDS encoding beta-ketoacyl-ACP synthase III, giving the protein MTGSRVVAVGHHQPDRVLTNAELATMVDTSDEWIRSRVGIETRHIAADDETVDAMAAQAAAKALANAGLAPTDIDYLVVATCTAIDRSPNMAARVAQRLGMTTPAAIDVNTACSGFTHALATADHAIRAGAATRALVIGSEKLTDFTDWTDRSTCVLVGDGAGAVVLVAADEAEVGPVTWGSVPEMSNAVRIEGRPGTFGQEGQAVFRWATTELPRIARLVCERSGVAPEDLGGVVLHQANLRIIEPLAKRLGAVNAVVARDVVESGNTSAASIPIALSKLVERREVPAGAPVLLFGFGGGLSYAGLVIRCP; this is encoded by the coding sequence ATGACAGGCTCCCGCGTGGTCGCCGTCGGCCACCACCAGCCCGACCGCGTGCTCACCAATGCCGAGCTGGCCACCATGGTCGACACCAGCGACGAGTGGATCCGCTCCCGGGTGGGCATCGAGACCCGCCACATCGCCGCCGACGACGAGACCGTCGACGCCATGGCCGCCCAAGCGGCGGCGAAGGCGCTGGCCAACGCCGGCCTCGCGCCCACCGACATCGACTACCTCGTCGTCGCGACCTGCACCGCCATCGACCGGTCGCCGAACATGGCCGCCCGGGTCGCGCAGCGGCTGGGCATGACGACGCCGGCCGCCATCGACGTCAACACGGCCTGCTCCGGGTTCACCCACGCGCTGGCCACCGCCGACCACGCGATCCGGGCCGGCGCCGCCACCCGCGCGCTGGTGATCGGGTCGGAGAAGCTGACCGACTTCACCGACTGGACCGACCGCTCGACCTGCGTGCTGGTCGGCGACGGCGCCGGCGCGGTCGTGCTGGTGGCCGCCGACGAGGCCGAGGTCGGCCCCGTGACGTGGGGCTCGGTGCCGGAGATGTCGAACGCGGTGCGCATCGAGGGCCGGCCCGGCACGTTCGGCCAGGAGGGCCAGGCGGTGTTCCGCTGGGCCACCACCGAGCTGCCGCGCATCGCCCGGCTGGTCTGCGAGCGCAGTGGCGTCGCGCCCGAGGACCTCGGCGGCGTGGTCCTGCACCAGGCCAACCTGCGCATCATCGAGCCGCTGGCCAAGCGCCTCGGCGCGGTGAACGCCGTCGTCGCCCGCGACGTCGTCGAGTCGGGCAACACGTCGGCGGCGAGCATCCCGATCGCGCTGTCCAAGCTGGTCGAGCGGCGCGAGGTGCCGGCCGGCGCGCCGGTCCTGCTGTTCGGGTTCGGCGGCGGGCTGTCCTATGCGGGCCTGGTCATCCGCTGCCCGTAG
- a CDS encoding GNAT family N-acetyltransferase: protein MFRPLTRADFPLLHRWLDRPHVARWWNHETTPEALERDFGGTTDGTEPGEDLLALVDGAPVGLVQRSRLADFAEYEDEFAALTEVPDGAVTIDYLVGDPARVGRGLGTEMIRAVVVDTWAIRSDVPAVLVAVVAANTASWRALEKAGFGRVAEGPMEPDNPADDPLHFVYRIDRPATGSG, encoded by the coding sequence ATGTTCCGGCCGCTGACCCGCGCCGACTTCCCGCTGCTGCACCGCTGGCTGGACCGGCCGCACGTCGCCCGGTGGTGGAACCACGAGACCACGCCCGAGGCACTGGAACGCGACTTCGGCGGCACCACCGACGGCACCGAGCCGGGCGAGGACCTGCTCGCCCTGGTCGACGGCGCGCCGGTCGGGCTGGTGCAGCGGTCGCGGCTGGCCGACTTCGCAGAATATGAGGACGAGTTCGCCGCGCTGACCGAAGTGCCGGACGGCGCGGTCACCATCGACTACCTGGTCGGCGACCCCGCGCGCGTCGGCCGCGGCCTAGGCACAGAGATGATCCGCGCGGTCGTGGTCGACACCTGGGCCATCCGTTCGGACGTGCCGGCCGTCCTCGTCGCCGTCGTCGCCGCCAACACCGCGTCGTGGCGGGCGCTGGAGAAGGCCGGCTTCGGCCGGGTCGCCGAGGGCCCGATGGAGCCGGACAACCCCGCCGACGACCCGCTCCACTTCGTCTACCGCATCGATCGCCCCGCTACGGGCAGCGGATGA
- a CDS encoding MarR family transcriptional regulator: MAVTRTAGQDLAGLVLPLAKALAALESSVARRHGMTSWQCAVLRAAAEPPGRTQREIVGAIGYDRNRIVADLDDLERRALLFRRVDDLDRRSNRVEVTAAGRRLARAATRDLRAGTEDLLVAVEPGGERETMLRALTALRDRCADDAWSRAWLRP; this comes from the coding sequence ATGGCCGTCACGCGCACGGCCGGCCAAGACCTCGCCGGCCTGGTGCTCCCGCTCGCCAAGGCGCTCGCCGCGTTGGAGTCCTCCGTAGCGCGTCGTCACGGCATGACGTCGTGGCAGTGCGCCGTCCTGCGCGCCGCCGCCGAGCCGCCGGGCCGCACGCAGCGCGAGATCGTCGGCGCCATCGGCTACGACCGCAACCGCATCGTCGCCGACCTCGACGACCTCGAGCGGCGGGCGCTGCTGTTCCGCCGCGTCGACGATCTCGACCGCCGGTCCAACCGCGTCGAGGTGACGGCGGCCGGACGGCGTCTGGCGCGGGCCGCGACCCGCGACCTGCGGGCCGGGACCGAGGACCTGCTGGTGGCCGTCGAGCCGGGCGGCGAGCGCGAGACGATGCTCCGCGCGCTCACCGCGCTACGCGACCGGTGCGCCGACGACGCCTGGTCCAGGGCGTGGCTGCGGCCGTGA
- a CDS encoding C2 family cysteine protease encodes MWFEKPDPFDHDADVWTEQATGFDNAAAAARSIADDTGTAATEAVWKGPMPEERLNRMLQQAQDAGRTADALANMADACRTIAGEADSATTAINEIRREWDEGTLFDRAGSEGEADAVRGEFAERTSTARTSLVDLADQLQPVIDAGDPLDYLFSPIQTHGGPDLGEQLDAEAAGEYFETGKLIDPAQVEEIETTITGLSDGQDPPADWNEWARTNGYSPDEVQAALDNLDADERAALDQWLGDNKGDPDNEQPDPGQPALGLSSFLTRNMSTEQIAEFHEDVPNLEPTLHGDADGWVDGDVDMSADTDFTNGGNGFTDIDQGGLGDCATLASIAAAQAADPTFLERHIQENPNGTYTVTLYDEAGNPVEVTVNGYIPADDGNPVYNGDELDGELTWASIYEKAMAQYQGGNYVEIDGAYTPDRLATTIGTGSNNTELPLSSIIPPELLLAQMQQAFEDGRPIIMGGGGHAYSVVGFENGQVLVMNPWGGDGSVVAMTPEQFNSGQFPRRPTTGPTSPTWR; translated from the coding sequence GTGTGGTTCGAGAAGCCCGACCCGTTCGACCACGACGCCGATGTCTGGACCGAGCAGGCGACCGGGTTCGACAACGCCGCCGCGGCCGCAAGGTCCATCGCCGACGACACCGGCACCGCGGCCACCGAGGCGGTCTGGAAGGGCCCGATGCCCGAGGAGCGGCTGAACCGCATGCTCCAGCAGGCGCAGGACGCGGGGCGAACGGCCGACGCGCTGGCGAACATGGCCGACGCGTGCCGCACCATCGCCGGTGAGGCGGATAGCGCGACGACCGCCATCAACGAGATCCGGCGCGAGTGGGACGAGGGCACGCTGTTCGACCGCGCCGGTTCCGAGGGTGAGGCCGACGCCGTCCGCGGCGAGTTCGCCGAGCGGACCTCCACCGCGCGCACCTCGCTCGTCGACCTCGCCGACCAGCTGCAACCGGTGATCGACGCCGGCGACCCGCTGGACTACCTGTTCAGCCCCATCCAGACCCACGGCGGGCCGGACCTCGGCGAACAGCTCGACGCCGAGGCCGCCGGCGAGTACTTCGAGACCGGCAAGCTCATCGACCCGGCCCAGGTCGAGGAGATCGAGACCACCATCACCGGCCTCTCCGACGGGCAGGACCCGCCGGCGGACTGGAACGAGTGGGCCCGGACCAACGGCTACTCGCCCGACGAGGTGCAGGCCGCCCTCGACAACCTCGACGCCGACGAGCGCGCCGCCCTCGACCAGTGGCTCGGCGACAACAAGGGCGACCCCGACAACGAGCAGCCCGACCCCGGCCAGCCGGCCCTCGGGCTCAGCTCGTTCCTCACGCGGAACATGAGCACGGAGCAGATCGCGGAGTTCCACGAGGACGTGCCCAACCTCGAGCCGACGCTGCACGGCGACGCCGACGGCTGGGTCGACGGCGACGTCGACATGTCGGCGGACACCGACTTCACCAACGGCGGCAACGGCTTCACCGACATCGACCAGGGCGGTCTCGGCGACTGCGCCACGCTGGCCTCCATCGCCGCCGCCCAGGCCGCCGACCCGACCTTCCTCGAGCGCCACATCCAGGAGAACCCGAACGGCACCTACACCGTCACCCTGTACGACGAGGCCGGCAACCCCGTCGAGGTGACCGTCAACGGCTACATCCCGGCCGACGACGGCAACCCGGTGTACAACGGCGACGAGCTCGACGGCGAGCTGACCTGGGCGTCCATCTACGAGAAGGCCATGGCGCAGTACCAGGGCGGCAACTACGTCGAGATCGACGGCGCCTACACCCCGGACCGGCTGGCCACGACGATCGGCACCGGCAGCAACAACACCGAGCTGCCGCTGAGCTCGATCATCCCGCCGGAGCTGCTGCTCGCCCAGATGCAGCAGGCGTTCGAGGACGGCCGGCCGATCATCATGGGCGGCGGCGGCCACGCGTATTCTGTGGTCGGATTCGAGAACGGACAGGTTCTGGTGATGAATCCCTGGGGCGGCGACGGCAGCGTCGTCGCGATGACGCCCGAGCAGTTCAACTCCGGGCAGTTCCCCCGCCGGCCGACGACTGGCCCGACTTCACCTACGTGGCGGTGA
- a CDS encoding extracellular solute-binding protein produces the protein MTTTLRVLCWDHPRCTGPMAAAAAAYRAVRPDVVVRCEARPLALFNDQPPWELGDGYDLAFVDHPMTGAAAERGALVPLDAVLPAERLARIAADSLGHDAYAWGGRQWALSVDVACQVAVVRADRLEVVPRTWDDVLALAGRTAGAVALTLAPADALCTLVSLSANAALAAGEPATWLRPEAVEFLVELARLAHPVSIGLTPPRLLEHLAGDGGIVYAPFVFGYAVAARGPLVFTDVPGVDGHPRGAILGGAGLAVLPGGRHVAEAAAFAAWCMSADVQRTVLLTAGGQPGHGAVWDDPASGAFFRDIRRSLAQAYVRPRDPWWPAYHRVAGGLLAEALRDGDGAASIHRRLADLADRHREGVPSEAHAAPTARRGRRSRRVVGRDRTPTGGKETSLHGPID, from the coding sequence GTGACGACCACCTTGCGGGTCCTGTGCTGGGACCATCCCCGGTGCACCGGGCCGATGGCGGCGGCCGCGGCCGCCTACCGGGCGGTGCGTCCGGACGTCGTGGTGCGGTGCGAGGCCCGGCCGCTGGCGCTGTTCAACGACCAGCCGCCGTGGGAGCTCGGCGACGGCTACGACCTGGCGTTCGTGGACCATCCGATGACCGGCGCGGCGGCCGAACGGGGCGCCCTGGTGCCGCTGGACGCCGTCCTGCCGGCGGAGCGGCTGGCCCGCATCGCCGCGGACTCGCTCGGGCACGACGCCTACGCGTGGGGCGGGCGCCAGTGGGCGCTGAGCGTCGACGTCGCGTGCCAGGTCGCCGTGGTGCGGGCCGACCGGCTCGAGGTCGTGCCCCGGACCTGGGACGACGTGCTGGCGCTGGCCGGGCGGACGGCCGGTGCGGTCGCGCTGACGCTGGCCCCGGCGGACGCGCTGTGCACGCTGGTGTCGCTGTCGGCCAACGCGGCGCTCGCCGCGGGCGAGCCGGCCACCTGGCTGCGTCCGGAGGCCGTGGAGTTCCTCGTCGAGCTGGCCCGGCTGGCGCACCCGGTGTCGATCGGGCTGACGCCGCCGCGGCTGCTCGAGCACCTGGCCGGCGACGGCGGCATCGTCTACGCGCCGTTCGTCTTCGGCTACGCCGTCGCGGCCCGCGGCCCGCTGGTATTCACCGACGTCCCGGGTGTCGACGGGCACCCGCGCGGCGCGATCCTCGGCGGCGCCGGCCTGGCCGTGCTGCCGGGCGGGCGCCACGTCGCGGAGGCGGCGGCGTTCGCGGCCTGGTGCATGAGCGCCGACGTCCAGCGGACGGTGCTGCTGACGGCGGGCGGGCAGCCGGGGCACGGGGCGGTCTGGGACGACCCCGCGTCGGGCGCGTTCTTCCGCGACATCCGCCGCAGCCTGGCGCAGGCGTACGTCCGGCCGCGCGACCCCTGGTGGCCGGCCTATCACCGGGTGGCCGGCGGGCTGCTGGCCGAGGCGCTGCGGGACGGCGACGGTGCCGCGTCGATCCACCGCCGGCTGGCCGATCTGGCCGACCGGCACCGCGAGGGGGTGCCCAGTGAGGCTCATGCGGCACCGACGGCGAGGCGGGGCCGAAGGTCCCGCCGAGTCGTCGGTCGAGACCGAACGCCGACTGGTGGGAAGGAGACATCGCTGCATGGGCCGATCGACTGA